Proteins encoded together in one Lathyrus oleraceus cultivar Zhongwan6 chromosome 5, CAAS_Psat_ZW6_1.0, whole genome shotgun sequence window:
- the LOC127084525 gene encoding uncharacterized protein LOC127084525 — MRPGLKDDVVYSFFDPEISVLKEMIALIAPDHVGMFRETYGGILKMVFRLTDRDRSAIHTLLQFYDPGLRCFVFPDYLSGPLMEDYASILGIQIRNQVPFYVTKEEPDVGGISHALYLSPEVTQGGLKEKGKLPGFHLSFLEAKAKEHADLGDWKAVCALIAMSIYGIILFPNQKNFVDINAIRFFAQKNPIPTLVGDVYYSVHNRNEKRRWGLIRCCAQLLYKWFMGYLPSRGAFVLLDHTVNWATKLMGLRAKDIAWTHSSGVGQDFICSCGGFPNVPLIGVQGCINYNPTLLKRQMGFAMEVPPLKSEIQETFYFPVEGNQSRLRQVSDAWRNIQRKGKFSWGRANNRSFPPFDDWLSKRVELTRLPFPVGDPWYPLIEESHSSVSMEEFLEIKRERDQLHAENTELEMSVARIQMANQEIKGKMEDQDKRHALVVKRFEIDTAYYGKVSQALESSTREHDITKERLAKALRVIEDEKRRQILVKNQREARDKVLTTEWEAEKARIRAERDHYLAERDHYFRQMKIHQKEVGRLQQENTELRFAVKFTRMVDDADPSVGPSSV; from the coding sequence ATGAGGCCtggtttgaaggacgatgttgtctacagtttctttgatccagagatcagtgtgctgaaggagatgatagcattgattgcgcctgaccatgtggggatgtttcgtgagacTTATGGaggtattctgaagatggttttcaggctcaccgacagggataggagcgccatccatactcttctccagttttatgaccctggtttgaggtgtttcgtcttcccggattacttatcggggcctttgatggaggactacGCTAGTATcttgggtattcagatcagaaatcaggttcctttctatgttactaaggaagaacctgatgttgGTGGGATCTCCCatgctctttatttgagccctGAGGTTACTCAAGGAGgtctgaaggagaagggaaagttgcctggttttcatctgagtttcctagaggctaaagccaaggagcatgctgatTTGGGTGATTGGaaagctgtctgtgctttgattgctatgagcatttatggaatcatcctattccctaaccagaagaacttcgtggatattaatgccattcGGTTCTTTGCTCAGAagaatcctattcctaccctggttggggatgtctattactcggtccataacaggaatgagaagaggcgttggggattgattaggtgttgtgctcagctgctatacaaatggttcatgggatatttgccttccaggggtgcttttgttcttcttgaccatactgtaaattgggcgaccaagttgatgggtttgcgagccaaagacatagcttggactcacagtagtggggttggacaagatttcatttgcagttgtgggggttttcccaatgtgcctcttataggagttcagggttgcattaattataacccgacacttcttaagagacaaatgggattcgctatggaggttcctcctctcaagagtgagattcaggaaactttctacttcccggttgagggtaaccagtcacggttgaggcaagtgtctgatgcatggcgcaacattcaaaggaaaggcaagttttcttggggtagagctaataacaggtcttttcctccgtttgatgattggctcagcaagagagtggagctcactcgtctaccatttcctgtgggtgatccttggtatccgttgattgaggaatctcattcttctgtcagcatggaagagttcctggagataaagagggagagagatcagttACATGCAGAGAAcactgagttggagatgagtgttgctagaatccagatggctaatcaggaaatcaaagggaaaatggaagatcaggataagagacatgctcttgtggtgaagcgctttgagatagacaccgcttattatggcaaggtcagccaagctttggagtcatccacaagggagcacgacatcaccaaggagaggttggctaaAGCTTTGAGggtcattgaggatgagaagaggaggcaaatccttgtgaagaatcagaggGAAGCCAGAGATAAAGTCCTTACTACAGAATGGGAAGCGGAAAAAGCAAGGATTagggctgagagagatcattatcttgctgagagggatcattatttccgacagatgaagattcaccagaaggaggtggggagactgcagcaggagaacaccgagctcaggttcgccgtgaagtttaccagAATGGTAGATGATGCAGATCCTTCTGTGGGGCCTTCTTCAGTGTAG